The Candidatus Defluviibacterium haderslevense DNA window CTATTTTTTGTGGATCAATCCGACTATTTTCATCTAATATAGATTCACTCACATGCATACACACCACTTTACAGATAATTAAATGTCCCGCTCCACCTTGGTCACCTAGTGGAATGATCTCCTGAACGACACATTCCATATTAACCGGGGATTCTTTGACTAAAGGACACTTTACAAGTTCTGCAGGGACAGGAGTTAATCCCGACTGTTCGAATTCACTGATTTCTGTTGGAAAATCCACACTGCAGATCATCATCTGTCTGACGATTTCATAATTGACCACATTAACTACACATTCTTTAGACTCCATAATATTGTGCAGGGTATCCTTAGTGGTATTGCCTTCTACGCGACGATTTGATGAAAAGACCAAGATGGGTGGATTACTGCTAAAAGCATTAAAGAAGCTGTAGGGAGCTAGATTTGTACGACCCTGAGCATCCATAGTACTCACAAAAGCAATAGGCCTGGGAGCCACTGAGCCAAGCAGATATTGATGCAGATCTGCTGTTGGTATTGTACCTGGAATTATTTTACGTTTCATATTCTTTTCAATTAACTTTCGAACAAAAGTAAATCATTCTCCCCGCCTTATAAAATGAATATCTTCAGGGTTCATTAGAACCTAATGGCTTTTTTTTTATTATTCTACCAATCAAATCATCTAAATCCAGTGTCTATGAAGTCAGTTTTACTCATTGGTGGACTTATATTACTTGCCATTTTAGTGAAATATTTTTATTTTAAACCCATGTTGGTCTACGGACAGGATGCTCCTCGTTTTGAGGTCATTGATCTCGCAGGACAACCGATAAAATTAGAGGATTTTAAAGATCACTATTTGTTGATTGATTTTTGGGGAAGTTGGTGTGGACCTTGTAGAGCCGAGAATCCAATACTTGCTATGATGTATGCTAAATATAAAGACAAAGCATTTAAACAAGCTACAGGCATTAAGTTTATGAGTGTTGCCTTTGAACAAGACTCATTGCGGGCTATCAAAGCGATTAAGGAAGATGGTCTTGCCTGGCCCTATCATGTTATTCAGACTGACATGCTAAAAAGCCCAATGGCAATCCTTTTTGATATCAAAAGAATACCAACAAAATTTCTAATTAGTCCGCAAGGTAAAATATTACTTTCAGATCCAGATATCAAGGAGTTGGATGATTATTTGGCAAAAGACACCCAAAAAAACTGACAAATTGGCTACAATTATAGGAATGGCAAGTATATTGAGATGAAAAATTATCTAAACAAATGGTGGACTATGTTAACAGATGAAAATATAATGAAAACTGAACCTGTAAATCCTGAAAATGATGCGA harbors:
- a CDS encoding TlpA family protein disulfide reductase codes for the protein MKSVLLIGGLILLAILVKYFYFKPMLVYGQDAPRFEVIDLAGQPIKLEDFKDHYLLIDFWGSWCGPCRAENPILAMMYAKYKDKAFKQATGIKFMSVAFEQDSLRAIKAIKEDGLAWPYHVIQTDMLKSPMAILFDIKRIPTKFLISPQGKILLSDPDIKELDDYLAKDTQKN
- a CDS encoding flavin reductase family protein, encoding MKRKIIPGTIPTADLHQYLLGSVAPRPIAFVSTMDAQGRTNLAPYSFFNAFSSNPPILVFSSNRRVEGNTTKDTLHNIMESKECVVNVVNYEIVRQMMICSVDFPTEISEFEQSGLTPVPAELVKCPLVKESPVNMECVVQEIIPLGDQGGAGHLIICKVVCMHVSESILDENSRIDPQKIDLMGRMGRAFYVRASGKSVLAMPQSQHLPIVGYPNLPEHIRMSNILSANHIAYMSGLKALPNQLTALEVLKDFPDCQNIIKSIDKINSGHHLAVKLFEEGNMDLAVNLLCAL